The genomic region AATAATAGATCTACCTAAAGAAGTATCACATATAGAGCCTCTGATCGAGCAGCTCAATCCATGTATATTTGGCTGTAGTTTATTTCTAGTTTTAGGTAATTCTTCGAGTGCAAAACAAAAGAAATTGAATTCCTTGCTTAAGCCTAAAGGATTAGTACCTACTCAGTTCGTTGAAAGAGAAGCTAGCACTTACCTGGCTTATCAACGGCAGGTTGAAGAAACTAAAACTTTATCTCGAACAAAAAAGCTTAATTTAGAGTTGTTTTGCTATTCTGATATAGAAGATTATAATAATCCTTTGAACAATAGATCCAGTAGTATTAAGCAAGTAGTTAAAAACTTAGTGCGTACAATTAGTTTGAAAAACTTTTAAATGAATTAACTACATGCACGTACGCGATCGCCAAGAAAATAAATATTAAATTAAGGCTAATGCAATGACTTCTTCAGACATAGAATCTATTGTAGTCGTATGTGCTGCTGATAATAATTATGTAATTCCTTTATCTGTGACACTCAAATCTATACTTGCAAATCTTAAAAATTCACAAACGATAGCTTGTTTTGTAATAGATGGTGGTATTGAAGAAGTTAGCAAACAGAAAATATTAAAGTCGCTGGACTCACAACAAATTGTTATTGAATGGTTGCTGCCAACTGACTCTACTCTCAGTAAAGTGAAAGTTTCAGGTCATGTTACAGTTGCAACATACTATCGGTTACTTATTCCCGATCTATTACCACAGCAAATAAAAAAGGCAATTTATTTAGATTGTGATTTAGTTGTTAACCAAGATTTACAAAAATTATGGGCTATAGATATTGATAACAACTATCTACTAGCAGTTCAAGATATGGGAATACGTGAAGTATCAAATCCTCGCGGTGGACTTCATAACTATAAAGAATTAGGAATTCCTCCTCATGCCAAGTATTTAAATGCTGGAGTGATGGTATTTAACTTGGAAAAGTGGCGAACAGAAAATATCAGCACCCAAGCCATTGAGTATCTTGAGCAGAATAAAGAACATGTTTTAAACTGGGATCAAGACGGAGTAAATGCAGTTCTTGTAGGTAAGTGGGGAGAACTCGATCCACGTTGGAATCAAACTCCTAGCGTGTATAAATATCGATCGTGGAAAGACAGTCCTTTCACTGAAGAGATGTATAAATCTGTGATTCAACAGCCTTATATTGTTCATTTTGCAACCGCCATCAAGCCTTGGCACTACTACTGCGAACATCCAGCTAAAGATTTATTCTTTCAGTATCTTGATATGACATCTTGGTCAGGTTGGCGACCTAAAAAACCATTGAAGTACATAATAAGGTTAGGCTTACGACGATTTAGAGAAAACATAAAATCCCTGCTCAAGAGTTTTGCATGGCATCTATCTCTTTCACGGTGATTAGAAACCTCTTGAGATTTGTCCAGGGTAACTACTATCACATAACTGATTAATTTATAGACTCGTCATTTTAATAAACTATATTTAAAATTGCGTATTTAATCTAAAAATGTGCATCAGCACTCTGAAAAATTTACAATACATACATTAAAATGTAGATTTGTGAAATATATCTATATAAGGTACACGCATCAAATCAGCTCAAGTGAGTACATCGAGTTGTTGTCAATGTTCAAATTCGAGCGCTTGAGAAGTATTTTTAACGCTCGTATAAAAAAACTGAACTTTTCCATATCGACAAACTTTGGCGATTAAATCAGCATATAGATATTGCAGTTGTTCATTTTTGGCGGTTTCTTTTAGTTTAAAAGTCAGTTTATTTAGGTTAAAGTTTGGTTGTAAGCATGAATTTAAACTGCATGTAACAGTTATGTTTAAATTGCTATCTAGTCATTTTAGAACAAACACAAATATTAATTTTTTTAAGGTGTTACCTTTTGAAACGAAGGATGGATATCACCTAGAAAATTTGTCTAATCGCTATCTAAAAAAAGAGAGCAGTTTATGGCTTGTACACAAATTACAGACACCCTTTCAATTGGTGATGGCTATCCATTAACTCTAATTGGTGGTCCTTGCGTTATTGAATCAGAATATTTTACCTTAAAAATGGCAGAAAAAATTCGCCAAATATGCGATCGCCTGGGTATTTCTTTTATATTTAAATCTTCTTTTGATAAAGCAAATCGTACATCGTTAGACTCATTTCGAGGTCATTCTATAGAGGCAGGGCTAGAAATTTTACAACTGGTCAAAGATAGAATCGGAGTGCCGACTTTGACGGACATTCACGAAAGTTATCAAGCGGCAACTGTAGCTGAGGTTGTTGACGTGTTGCAAATTCCGGCTTTTCTCTGCCGTCAGACAGACTTGTTACTTGCAGCAGCAGCTACGGGTCGAGCTATCAATGTCAAAAAAGGTCAGTTTCTCGCTCCTTGGGATATGAAACATGTCATTAGCAAACTAGAAGCTGGTGGGACAAAGCGTATTCTATTGACTGAGCGAGGTACGAGCTTTGGTTACAATACCTTAGTGGTAGATTTTCGCTCTTTGCCCCAATTGCGGAGTTTTAATTATCCTGTTGTCTTCGATGCTACTCATAGCGTGCAATTACCGGGAGGACAAGGTAGCAAATCGGGGGGGCAAAGACAATTCGTTCCCTACTTAGCGAGGGCAGCAGCGGCTGTTGGTATCGATGCACTATTTATGGAAGTTCATGCAAACCCTGACTTAGCACCTAGTGATGGACCAAACATGATTCCTCTAGTAAACCTCGAACATATTCTTAAACAAATACTATGTGTACGTGCTGGTTTAGAAATTGCCAGTCAAGCTGAGTTTAATGCTTAAAATCACTGAGCCTGAGTTACAATCGCGCCTATTGAAGATTAAGCTTCTAGCGCTAGATGTTGATGGTGTGTTGACAGATGGTGGTCTTTACTACACAGAGAGTGGAGAAGAACTGAAGAAGTTTAACATAAAGGATGGTCAAGGACTGAAAAAATTAAGGCAATCTGGCATAGAAGTAGCTATAATCTCAGCTAACTCTTCAAAGTCAACGCTCCATCGTAGTCAAAAATTAGGAATTACTCATAGTTTTATCAATGTAGAAGATAAGTTGTCTGTACTAAAAGATTTGTGCGTACAACTAAGCTTATCTCTATCCGAAGTTGCTTATGTTGGGGATGATGACAACGATCTTCCAGTATTACAAACGGTAGGGTGTCCTTTTACAGTTGCTGATGCCATGCCTGAGAACAAAGCACTCGCTATATACGTTACTAGAAAGTCTGGTGGGCAAGGTGCAGTTAGAGAAATCTGCGACCTTTTGATAAACTCTCGTTTAAACTTCAAAAACCAGTTTATTTTTGCTTGAAGAAGATGTACACTCCAACAAGGCTAAAGCGACTTGTGGCTTGCCAGGGTAGCATTCAACTCATCACAGCTCTATCAGCGCTGACTTGCCGAGAGAAAGAGCAACAAGGTACGAACGTTGAATATGATAACTACCTAGTGATTTACGACCTTAGAACGCCTGAAAATCAGAGCAATACATTTGCTAATTTCATCAAAAACATGGCAGAAGAAGTCTGCACTTGGCGGGAAATTGTGTATATCCAGCCCGAGCAAATGCAGGCGCTCCAGGCAAAACTAAATCTTGTGAGGCTAAATCTTTCAAATATTCAGCAAGTTTTCTCTTTAGTTCACAAATTAACTGGTATTTCATCAGCAGATGAAATTTATCTAAGTAAAAACTACGATATCTGGGATCGACTTTTGCTAAATGTTTATGAATCGGCTAAAAAAATCTGCTATGGAGATAGTATTGGCTTGTATCTTTCAGCTTCTTCTACTGTTCTTCAAGTTGAACCAAGAAGTTTAAGTTATAAATTAAAGCGCTTGTTAAAATCATTTATATATACCAAAAATTCGATCGACGAAATAAATTTCGATGTTGGCTATTTCACAATATCTAATTTTAATACTTTGAGCGAGTCTCCTCCTATGGAAGTAGTTACGGTAAACAAAGCAGTTACACTTAATATTTTCCAAAGATTAAGAGGAGTTGTCGGAAAGGTCGTAGACTCAGACTACATTAATAACTTGCGGACAAAGCTTGCAAACAATTCTGTATCCATTTTGCTGACCTCAAATTTTTCTGAGGCAACTAGAATGTCTGAGGAAAATGAAATTACTGCATATCAAAAGTTCCTTAAAATTCATAAACGAGAAGACAATCCAATTTTGATAATAAAGCCACATCCAAGAGATAGCGCAATTAAAATAGAAAAATTACAATATAGCCTAAATGGACTCTTTTCAGAAGTGATAGTGATTTCCGAGCTAAGTTGGTTTTTTCTCCCTTTTGAACTCTTTTTAATGGAAGTATTTTTGGATCGAAACTTAGTACCTCATTGCGATATAAAAATATTTGCATTTAGTTCTGCTTGTTTATCTTTGAAATTTCTTTTTAATCTTCCTTGCATTATCGGTTTTGGTAGTGATATTACACATCAATCATTTTATGACGAACAAGTCAGTAAAAGAATACAGCATGAATTAGAGCTTAATTACTTACTTCAACAGATATAGGGCGATCGCCCTATGAAATTTAAGATTAGTCATGCAATCTATTGTATTCTTTAAGACTTCTTTCTATCATTCTAAAAGACTATGGAAATAAGCAAAAGAATTAACTCGACAAAAGCAAGTGGTATACGCGAACAATTGAATTACTTTCGATATGCTTTGATTTTATACTGCTTGGTAGTTATATTTGTAATTCCATTTAAATCTTTTTTTTTTCCACATGCCAAACTATTTTTACCAATAATTGCTTTTGTTTTAATTTTACAACTTATTGTTTATAAGACCAAAATAAAGCTTATAGACACTATAATTGTGTGTTTGATTTTAATAGCTTCTTCATTACCAGTATCATCTTTAGTTTTGTTTAGATACACGCTACCTATATGCTTTATTCTAATTGGTTTTAATGATGATAAACCTACATTGCTTAAAAAACTATCTTACTATATTATATTGGATTTGTTTACCTTCAATTCTTTATCAATTAGTTGTATATAGAAATCAGTTTTTGATGGTGTAGCGAGAATTACTTTTAAGTGTTGGAGATCACAACATATCAGGATTATTTATGTTGTTATTCTTCTTTTTCTGCTATAAAAATAAATTTAGAATTGGTATAGTTTTATCGCTTCTTTGTGTAGGTTTTTTTCTTAGTCGAAACTATTTTATTAGTATATGCGTTTTTTTTTTTCTAATTTTGTTATTTGAAGCTCCATTCTCAAAAATAATCAGCAAAATTCACTTTGCTTATGTTTTTATAGCTGCTAACTTTTTAGTAATCTTACTCAGCTATTATTGGATTACAAACGTAGAAACTTCCAATTTATTATACGATAGTGGAGCTAGTCGTCTATTCTCTTTTAATTCTTTTAATGATAGTTCTAATTTAGATAGATTTGAAGCAAACGTTTTTCTAATTCAATCTTATTTGAACAATCCAGTACTAGCTCTCCAGGGTTATAGAGATACTTACATAAGCGTGTTTCAACCACTTCGCTTATTAATACATCAATCATTTCTTGAAGTTTTTGCCTATACTGGGGTTCCCTTTAGTTGCTTGTATTTTTTCGGTTTTGTAAGAGTTGTCATGCGATTTTATCATAAAGATAATTTTAAATATATTTATTCATATTTGACTTTTACTTTATTTTTACATAGTTCTTTACAAGGAGCAACACTCACGCTTTTTATCTTGATTTTAAGTTTACCTTCAAAAAGTAAAAGATTACACCCATATTAACGATCTAGAATTTATTAATGAAATCGCTCTATCTACATATATGCTTCGAGTTTAGCTATCTCAACATAGCAATTTTATGAAAATATCTATTGTTACTCCAGTTTTCAATTCTGTAACAACAATTGAAAAAACGATACTGAGTGTGATATCCCAAAGAAGAACCTTTCTCTTAGAATATATTGTAATTGATGGTGGTTCAACTGATGGTACTATTCAAGTCATAAAAAAGTATGCAGACCAGATAAATTTGTTTATTTCAGAACCAGATCGTGGTCCTTATGATGCCATGAATAAGGGAATAAACCATTCAACAGGTGATGTTATAGGCATAATTAACTCTGACGATTGGTACCACGATAATGCGATCGCAACCGTCGAGCAAGAATTCTGTCAAAATCACGACATTTCCGTTCTCTATTCACCTATAACAAATT from Chroococcidiopsis sp. SAG 2025 harbors:
- a CDS encoding glycosyltransferase family 8 protein, whose amino-acid sequence is MTSSDIESIVVVCAADNNYVIPLSVTLKSILANLKNSQTIACFVIDGGIEEVSKQKILKSLDSQQIVIEWLLPTDSTLSKVKVSGHVTVATYYRLLIPDLLPQQIKKAIYLDCDLVVNQDLQKLWAIDIDNNYLLAVQDMGIREVSNPRGGLHNYKELGIPPHAKYLNAGVMVFNLEKWRTENISTQAIEYLEQNKEHVLNWDQDGVNAVLVGKWGELDPRWNQTPSVYKYRSWKDSPFTEEMYKSVIQQPYIVHFATAIKPWHYYCEHPAKDLFFQYLDMTSWSGWRPKKPLKYIIRLGLRRFRENIKSLLKSFAWHLSLSR
- the kdsA gene encoding 3-deoxy-8-phosphooctulonate synthase; amino-acid sequence: MACTQITDTLSIGDGYPLTLIGGPCVIESEYFTLKMAEKIRQICDRLGISFIFKSSFDKANRTSLDSFRGHSIEAGLEILQLVKDRIGVPTLTDIHESYQAATVAEVVDVLQIPAFLCRQTDLLLAAAATGRAINVKKGQFLAPWDMKHVISKLEAGGTKRILLTERGTSFGYNTLVVDFRSLPQLRSFNYPVVFDATHSVQLPGGQGSKSGGQRQFVPYLARAAAAVGIDALFMEVHANPDLAPSDGPNMIPLVNLEHILKQILCVRAGLEIASQAEFNA
- a CDS encoding HAD-IIIA family hydrolase — encoded protein: MLKITEPELQSRLLKIKLLALDVDGVLTDGGLYYTESGEELKKFNIKDGQGLKKLRQSGIEVAIISANSSKSTLHRSQKLGITHSFINVEDKLSVLKDLCVQLSLSLSEVAYVGDDDNDLPVLQTVGCPFTVADAMPENKALAIYVTRKSGGQGAVREICDLLINSRLNFKNQFIFA
- a CDS encoding polysialyltransferase family glycosyltransferase; translated protein: MYTPTRLKRLVACQGSIQLITALSALTCREKEQQGTNVEYDNYLVIYDLRTPENQSNTFANFIKNMAEEVCTWREIVYIQPEQMQALQAKLNLVRLNLSNIQQVFSLVHKLTGISSADEIYLSKNYDIWDRLLLNVYESAKKICYGDSIGLYLSASSTVLQVEPRSLSYKLKRLLKSFIYTKNSIDEINFDVGYFTISNFNTLSESPPMEVVTVNKAVTLNIFQRLRGVVGKVVDSDYINNLRTKLANNSVSILLTSNFSEATRMSEENEITAYQKFLKIHKREDNPILIIKPHPRDSAIKIEKLQYSLNGLFSEVIVISELSWFFLPFELFLMEVFLDRNLVPHCDIKIFAFSSACLSLKFLFNLPCIIGFGSDITHQSFYDEQVSKRIQHELELNYLLQQI